The Cyprinus carpio isolate SPL01 chromosome A19, ASM1834038v1, whole genome shotgun sequence genome has a segment encoding these proteins:
- the LOC109111977 gene encoding perforin-1-like has translation MAPLLLFLYLPIAFCCEMAPSTECEKLPFVPGHNLVGEGFDIVQMKTTGAFVVDVRTYMTGGEHGNCTQCENKLLNEKQKLPASVVDWRVKVQCRRSVGAKIYESASSVLKDTTNSASASWKIGLSVPMVGGVAVGGTHSRSARFAKSHAAQDKFSFTSHTFSCRYYSFRLHARPPLTKEFLGSISSLPAKYDSKSEGAYNHFISIYGTHFLRRVDLGGRVHSTTAVKTCQVSMKGLSVHDVSNCLSAEASAVIKGVKVSGQAGFCKGKQQKLEKGISFSASFSDRVTEILGGNGQQQDILFNPNNVSGYDTWLKSLNKIPGVVSYTLSSLHMLLNHDPARRASLQAAISKYITKSAISTACPSKCKVGHRSNSCTCKCIGHKSIDRNCCPSNPGVATLTVTVLRGAGLWGDYFSKTDGYVKVFYGSRAYETPVIWNNNFPQWNYNINLATVDLYKKTTLVFEVWDRDNRFDDDLLGKGSLVPKKGTNQRRSFKLKHGSFMISYSAQCGPSLTGSFCEKYAPTPGGDGTLNYYQPYGEEQPILFKKSEGFRRNVSLLK, from the exons ATGGCTCCCCTGCTGTTGTTCCTCTATCTTCCCATTGCCTTCTGTTGTGAAATGGCCCCCAGCACAGAGTGCGAAAAGCTTCCCTTCGTACCCGGACATAATTTGGTGGGAGAAGGCTTTGACATTGTGCAAATGAAGACCACCGGAGCTTTTGTTGTGGATGTGCGGACCTACATGACCGGAGGAGAGCATGGTAACTGCACTCAATGTGAGAACAAACTGCTCAACGAGAAGCAGAAGTTGCCAGCTTCTGTGGTGGACTGGCGGGTCAAGGTGCAGTGTCGCCGCAGTGTTGGCGCCAAGATTTATGAATCGGCCAGCTCGGTTCTTAAGGACACCACCAATTCAGCCAGTGCCAGCTGGAAGATCGGACTGAGTGTGCCGATGGTGGGAGGTGTGGCTGTTGGTGGCACTCATTCACGTTCAGCCAGGTTTGCCAAAAGCCACGCAGCTCAAGACAAGTTCTCCTTCACAAGCCACACCTTCTCCTGTCGCTACTACTC ATTTCGTCTTCATGCTCGCCCTCCACTGACCAAAGAATTTTTGGGGTCCATCAGTTCACTTCCTGCTAAATACGACAGCAAGTCAGAAGGTGCGTACAATCATTTCATCTCAATCTACGGGACACACTTCTTGCGGAGAGTTGACCTGGGCGGCCGCGTGCATTCAACCACTGCTGTGAAGACCTGCCAGGTTTCCATGAAGGGTCTGTCAGTACATGACGTGAGCAACTGCTTATCGGCGGAGGCGTCCGCCGTCATCAAGGGCGTGAAGGTGAGTGGGCAAGCAGGCTTCTGCAAAGGCAAACAACAGAAACTGGAGAAAGGCATCAGCTTCAGCGCCTCCTTCTCAGACCGAGTCACTGAAATACTAGGGGGCAACGGTCAGCAGCAAGACATCCTCTTCAATCCAAACAACGTTAGTGGTTATGACACGTGGCTCAAGTCACTGAATAAAATCCCTGGAGTGGTTTCCTACACCTTGAGCTCATTGCACATGCTGTTAAATCACGACCCAGCTAGACGAGCCAGTCTACAAGCGGCCATCAGCAAGTACATCACAAAAAGCGCCATATCTACTGCTTGCCCCTCCAAATGCAAAGTGGGCCATCGTAGCAATAGCTGCACATGCAAATGCATCGGTCACAAAAGTATTGATAGAAACTGCTGCCCAAGTAATCCAGGAGTGGCCACATTGACCGTGACTGTGTTGAGAGGTGCAGGATTATGGGGAGACTATTTCTCTAAAACGGATGGTTATGTTAAAGTGTTTTACGGAAGCCGTGCATATGAGACCCCTGTGATTTGGAACAACAATTTTCCTCAGTGGAACTACAACATAAATTTGGCAACTGTAGATCTGTATAAAAAAAC GACGTTGGTATTTGAGGTGTGGGACCGTGACAACCGGTTTGATGATGATCTCTTGGGAAAGGGATCTCTTGTTCCAAAAAAAGGAACCAATCAGAGGCGGTCATTTAAGTTAAAGCATGGCTCTTTTATGATTTCCTACTCTGCACAGTGTGGCCCAAGTCTTACCGGGTCTTTCTGTGAGAAATATGCTCCTACGCCGGGTGGTGACGGTACTCTAAACTATTACCAGCCCTATGGCGAAGAACAGcccattttgtttaaaaaatctgAGGGTTTTAGAagaaatgtgtctttgctgaaatAA